A single genomic interval of Blastopirellula marina harbors:
- a CDS encoding ATP-binding protein, with protein MSRETIPAGTRTSRLLPEDIRSPVLDCSPHPMLIVDGRGNIEYANTALIRTWGLHDASHLVGGDVHRLWKQTDTVDRLLESAMTSGLATNVLDACHSLGTTFPVEIIARRLKSWQNGSVQIAFFVTCVTPEISQLQQELSESKRRLEESQEIAKIGNWELDLQQNILTWSDRVFDIFEVTPVQFGGTYEYFLDLVFPEDRDLVNSSFLDSLDKTRYYEVTHRIHTPTGKLKWVNERCKVFIDCDGQPIRCLGTVRDVTAQVETQRALQIANSQLRSIIDSHNGFVGLLDLEGRLIEINASPFKSNIANRSEVLGRALWETQWFSHHDSNQRKIKSAIQQVLGGRSLRFETTICNQANELVTHDISFEPLLDIEGNIINIATYAVDISQRKQAEVLLRESECFTRSTLDALSAEIAVLDETGIISHANRAWTEFTIACCTYWHTAPKGANYLELCRKAGAIGIKAASRLAQGIDDILEGRCTEFSVEHCCQTANGQQWFLSRGTRYPGGRRVVIVHADITSVKLAELQMEELRNQLVHASRVATMGEMAAGIAHELNQPLAAIRLYSEGGVEGISKGTLNGPELSAMLDKIAGLATRCGQVIRGLREFAMREEPRHVIIDVRDMIHEVLQFMGHECKCSGVNYSLDLGSNTQLVSANPIQLQQVLVNLIRNAIEALADHTRLGRIEICSQSTEDDRNITISVYDNGPGMSSETMSHLFDPFFTTKPSGLGMGLKISQTIVRAHGGTIHCNSEPQIGTTFTIQLPMASNVTNE; from the coding sequence ATGTCACGCGAGACGATTCCAGCAGGAACTCGGACTTCCAGGCTCTTGCCAGAGGACATTAGGTCACCTGTTCTTGATTGCTCTCCTCACCCCATGCTAATTGTGGATGGCCGCGGGAATATCGAGTACGCAAACACTGCGCTGATCAGGACGTGGGGGCTTCACGACGCCTCCCACCTCGTAGGAGGCGATGTCCACAGATTATGGAAGCAAACCGACACCGTCGATCGCTTGCTGGAATCGGCGATGACGTCTGGTTTAGCAACAAATGTGCTCGATGCTTGCCATAGCTTAGGTACGACCTTTCCAGTCGAAATTATCGCCCGCCGACTTAAGAGTTGGCAAAACGGCTCCGTCCAAATAGCGTTCTTTGTGACCTGTGTTACGCCCGAGATTTCCCAACTCCAACAGGAATTAAGCGAAAGCAAACGTCGCCTGGAGGAATCACAGGAGATCGCCAAGATAGGCAACTGGGAACTCGACCTACAACAAAACATTCTGACATGGTCAGATAGGGTCTTCGATATCTTCGAAGTCACACCTGTCCAATTCGGCGGGACCTACGAATACTTTCTCGATCTTGTATTTCCCGAGGATCGAGATCTGGTTAACAGCAGTTTTCTCGATTCTCTCGACAAGACCAGGTATTACGAGGTCACACATCGAATTCACACTCCCACCGGGAAGCTTAAGTGGGTCAACGAACGATGCAAAGTCTTTATCGACTGTGACGGACAACCAATTCGCTGCCTCGGGACGGTTCGAGATGTAACCGCACAGGTTGAAACTCAGAGGGCACTCCAGATTGCCAACTCACAACTGCGGTCCATTATTGATTCACACAATGGATTCGTGGGGCTATTGGACCTCGAAGGTCGATTGATCGAAATTAATGCTTCTCCATTCAAATCGAATATTGCGAATCGAAGCGAAGTGCTGGGCAGAGCATTATGGGAAACGCAGTGGTTTTCCCATCACGATTCCAATCAGCGGAAGATCAAATCTGCTATCCAACAAGTTTTGGGAGGTCGTTCGCTGCGATTCGAGACAACCATCTGCAATCAAGCTAATGAACTAGTAACGCACGATATTTCCTTTGAACCGTTGTTGGATATCGAAGGGAATATCATCAATATCGCCACATATGCGGTTGATATCTCTCAACGTAAACAAGCGGAAGTACTGCTCCGAGAAAGCGAGTGCTTCACGCGTTCAACTCTGGATGCCCTTTCTGCAGAAATCGCAGTACTAGACGAAACGGGAATCATTTCTCACGCCAATCGTGCCTGGACGGAGTTCACGATTGCCTGTTGCACTTATTGGCATACGGCCCCGAAAGGTGCCAATTACCTCGAACTATGCCGGAAAGCAGGTGCTATCGGCATCAAAGCTGCATCTCGGCTGGCCCAAGGAATCGATGACATCCTGGAAGGGCGCTGTACCGAGTTTTCGGTCGAACACTGCTGCCAGACGGCAAACGGCCAACAGTGGTTTCTCAGTCGAGGAACGCGATACCCAGGCGGGCGGCGCGTCGTTATCGTCCATGCGGACATAACCAGTGTTAAACTGGCAGAATTGCAAATGGAGGAACTCCGCAACCAATTGGTACACGCGTCGCGAGTTGCCACGATGGGGGAAATGGCCGCCGGCATCGCTCATGAACTCAATCAGCCCCTTGCTGCCATTAGGCTCTATTCTGAAGGTGGTGTTGAAGGGATATCCAAAGGTACGCTAAACGGCCCAGAGTTATCGGCAATGCTTGACAAAATCGCGGGACTGGCCACCCGCTGTGGCCAAGTCATCCGCGGACTACGCGAGTTTGCGATGCGTGAAGAGCCAAGACACGTCATCATTGATGTACGTGACATGATCCACGAAGTTTTGCAATTCATGGGGCATGAATGTAAGTGCTCCGGAGTCAATTACAGCTTAGATCTCGGTAGCAACACGCAATTGGTCAGCGCAAATCCAATTCAACTGCAACAAGTTCTCGTCAATCTTATCCGAAACGCGATCGAGGCCTTAGCTGATCATACTCGGTTAGGACGAATCGAGATTTGTTCCCAATCAACAGAAGATGACAGAAATATCACCATCTCTGTTTACGATAACGGCCCCGGCATGTCCTCGGAAACCATGTCTCACTTATTTGATCCTTTCTTCACAACCAAACCCTCGGGCCTAGGCATGGGGTTAAAAATCAGCCAGACGATTGTGCGAGCCCACGGTGGCACGATTCACTGCAACTCGGAGCCACAAATTGGAACGACCTTCACCATTCAATTACCCATGGCAAGCAACGTAACAAATGAATGA
- a CDS encoding response regulator transcription factor has protein sequence MNDDDSSLGTVYIVEDNDDTRRSIEWTLASVGYSVEVFAEARSFLDRLDATAPCCVVVDLLLPGMTGLSLCQELNKRVVSSAVVMISGHGDIKSAVEAMKQGVVDFLEKPFGREQLLNSVHDASTRARRQYRESQEEARIADGLATLSPREREVFDCMADGMVTKQIATVLTISPRTVDVHRSKITQKLELDSPTQMAHFISIHKRQRDRKLRNNLPFPAN, from the coding sequence ATGAATGACGACGATTCCTCACTAGGCACCGTCTACATCGTGGAAGACAACGATGACACGCGTCGATCCATTGAATGGACGCTCGCATCGGTCGGGTATTCCGTCGAGGTCTTTGCTGAAGCAAGATCATTTCTCGACCGACTCGACGCAACCGCTCCGTGCTGTGTCGTGGTCGATCTTCTGTTGCCAGGCATGACAGGACTGTCACTTTGTCAAGAACTCAATAAACGCGTCGTCAGTAGCGCGGTTGTCATGATCAGTGGCCACGGCGACATCAAATCTGCAGTCGAAGCAATGAAACAAGGTGTCGTCGACTTCCTGGAGAAGCCATTTGGCCGAGAACAATTGTTAAACTCGGTCCATGACGCCTCAACTCGCGCCAGACGCCAATATCGCGAATCACAGGAAGAAGCGAGAATTGCAGATGGTTTAGCAACACTTTCTCCTCGCGAGCGAGAGGTTTTCGACTGCATGGCCGACGGGATGGTGACCAAACAGATTGCTACTGTCCTCACAATCAGCCCGAGAACCGTTGATGTTCACCGATCGAAAATCACCCAAAAGCTGGAGTTAGATTCCCCTACGCAAATGGCGCACTTTATTTCTATCCATAAACGGCAACGAGATCGAAAGCTACGGAATAATCTCCCGTTTCCAGCCAACTGA
- a CDS encoding sulfite exporter TauE/SafE family protein, which translates to MILLLISLVIFLAATVQGTIGFGYAIVCLAIFSYFLDFREANVIVAVSVLAPLIAAVWMYRGEIKRRTLLICLAGAIAGLPVGLYFFSVVNETLLIRVTGVLIFLLSAEGLWSMRREIKIETERETSWLWASITGVASGLLTGAVGMGGPPVAAFASRQPWSPTQIKVFLLAFSFLTAILRIGGLTAAGWMNLSVLSYCVLAIPFALLGIYVGLKVSHNIDARVFRGLTMGTLLLLSLGMIFRSPTNGSNEASEPTVGESSIATRMEIVGKKPKLLTD; encoded by the coding sequence TTGATACTGCTGCTGATCTCTCTGGTAATCTTTCTGGCTGCTACAGTTCAGGGAACGATCGGCTTTGGCTACGCTATCGTTTGTTTGGCAATCTTCTCCTACTTTCTTGACTTTCGTGAAGCGAACGTGATCGTCGCCGTCAGTGTTTTGGCACCTTTGATTGCGGCAGTATGGATGTACCGAGGTGAAATCAAGCGTCGGACCCTATTGATCTGTTTGGCTGGAGCTATCGCAGGCCTGCCAGTCGGGCTCTATTTCTTTAGCGTAGTGAACGAGACTCTGCTGATTCGAGTCACTGGTGTTTTGATCTTTTTACTCTCAGCCGAAGGACTGTGGTCAATGCGGCGGGAAATCAAGATTGAAACAGAACGAGAAACTTCATGGCTGTGGGCCTCGATTACCGGGGTTGCCAGTGGGCTTCTCACTGGGGCTGTCGGAATGGGTGGGCCGCCGGTAGCAGCGTTCGCGTCGCGTCAGCCTTGGTCTCCAACACAGATCAAAGTGTTTCTATTAGCCTTCAGTTTTCTTACGGCGATTCTCCGAATTGGTGGTTTGACTGCTGCTGGTTGGATGAATCTCTCAGTACTCAGTTATTGTGTTCTAGCCATTCCGTTTGCGCTTCTGGGGATCTATGTCGGGCTCAAGGTGTCGCATAATATCGATGCCCGTGTATTCCGCGGCCTGACCATGGGGACACTTCTCCTGTTGTCGCTGGGGATGATCTTCCGTTCGCCAACGAATGGATCGAATGAGGCTTCAGAGCCAACCGTTGGCGAGTCGTCGATCGCCACGAGAATGGAGATTGTAGGTAAGAAGCCCAAGCTCTTGACGGATTGA